The following are encoded together in the Xanthomonas sacchari genome:
- a CDS encoding SDR family oxidoreductase, translating into MAVPNYPSPPFKAQQQSFPGKTQAMDPKPDHGEDSYVGHGLLQGKRTLITGGDSGIGAAVAIAYAREGADVAIAYLPDEQDDAERIAKLVEDAGVRVLLHPCDISDRAQAETLIKTVAEAFGGIDVLVNNAAYQRYFHSFDEITLDEWEKTFATNVHAPFHLVRLALPHMPEGGSIINTASVNSKKPTPNILPYSATKGALANLTIGLAGLLAEKKIRVNAVLPGPIWTPFIPTGMDEESVRTFGEQTPFGRPGQPAELASAYVLLAADTSSYTSGTLLTISGGAVTL; encoded by the coding sequence ATGGCCGTTCCCAATTACCCTTCGCCGCCTTTCAAGGCCCAGCAGCAATCCTTTCCCGGCAAGACCCAGGCCATGGATCCGAAACCGGATCACGGCGAAGACAGCTACGTCGGCCATGGCCTGCTGCAGGGCAAGCGCACCCTGATCACCGGCGGCGACAGCGGCATCGGCGCGGCGGTGGCGATCGCCTATGCGCGCGAAGGTGCCGACGTCGCCATCGCCTATCTGCCCGACGAGCAGGACGATGCCGAGCGCATCGCCAAGCTGGTCGAGGACGCAGGCGTGCGCGTGCTGCTGCATCCGTGCGACATCAGCGACCGCGCACAGGCCGAAACCTTGATCAAGACCGTGGCCGAGGCCTTCGGCGGCATCGACGTGCTGGTCAACAACGCCGCCTACCAGCGCTACTTCCACAGTTTCGACGAGATCACCCTCGACGAGTGGGAGAAGACCTTCGCCACCAACGTGCACGCACCGTTCCACCTGGTGCGGCTGGCACTGCCGCACATGCCCGAGGGCGGATCGATCATCAACACCGCCTCGGTCAATTCGAAGAAGCCCACACCCAACATCCTGCCGTACTCGGCCACCAAGGGTGCGCTGGCCAACCTGACCATCGGCCTGGCCGGCCTGCTCGCCGAGAAGAAGATCCGCGTCAACGCGGTGCTGCCGGGCCCCATCTGGACCCCATTCATTCCGACCGGCATGGACGAGGAGTCGGTGCGCACGTTCGGCGAGCAGACCCCGTTCGGCCGTCCTGGTCAGCCGGCGGAACTGGCTTCGGCGTATGTACTGTTGGCCGCGGATACCTCGAGCTATACCTCGGGCACGTTGCTGACGATTTCGGGCGGAGCGGTGACGTTGTAG
- a CDS encoding ferritin-like domain-containing protein has product MAVKTIDELFIHELSDIYSAEKQLTKALPRLARAATNPALRAAFEAHLEETQGQIERIDQIVEKGNLRLKRIKCAAMEGLVEEGKEVIDSIEAGPVRDAALIGGAQKVEHYEIASYGTLAAMAKQLGMDDALTLLLETLNEEKSTDEKLTLLAEQGGNEEAARKRKAA; this is encoded by the coding sequence ATGGCCGTCAAGACCATCGACGAATTGTTCATCCACGAGCTGTCGGACATCTACAGCGCCGAGAAGCAGCTGACCAAGGCACTGCCGCGCCTGGCGCGCGCCGCCACCAATCCGGCGCTGCGTGCAGCGTTCGAGGCGCATCTGGAAGAAACCCAGGGCCAGATCGAGCGCATCGACCAGATTGTCGAAAAAGGCAATCTGCGCCTGAAGCGGATCAAGTGCGCCGCCATGGAAGGCCTGGTGGAAGAAGGCAAGGAAGTGATCGACTCGATCGAGGCTGGCCCGGTGCGCGATGCCGCGCTGATCGGCGGCGCGCAGAAGGTCGAGCATTACGAGATCGCGTCCTACGGCACGCTCGCCGCCATGGCCAAGCAACTGGGCATGGACGATGCGCTGACCCTGCTGCTGGAAACGCTCAACGAAGAGAAGTCCACCGACGAGAAGCTGACCCTGCTCGCCGAACAGGGCGGAAACGAAGAAGCAGCGCGCAAGCGCAAGGCGGCCTGA
- a CDS encoding methyl-accepting chemotaxis protein, whose protein sequence is MNPIQFVRRHIANLPMARKFVVLCTLIALGVVLLAVAAARLQYLNLIDARKQTVKTQVDMGLSVMQHYADLAKRGEMTEAQAQAAAKGALADMKTNRGVDYFFIVDPQMRIVMHPKRAVGTDMSGYKSDAGEYVYRDIQTAVRSGDGFSYYTAPKPGKKEQLPKISYAALYPQWNWVLVMGVYAEDIQAEAMGFTRILTVIGAALVALVVGLCWLIAGAIVAPLRGATRTAEAIASGRFDNPIKVESRDETGQLMTSMQQMQTQLQRFNGEMQTLVRLQQGEDISHRMPEDFPGDYGTLAHGMNTALFEHLDAIVEAMAIMDEYGRGDLRRDMRRLPGQRAALHEALDVVKANLSAVNGDIARLADAAARGDFSARGDEARYEFAFKEMVEALNRLMRQADSGLADVGRIMGAIADGDLSQRVDVRYEGAFGTLADAANRTAEQLTGIVQGIQRAVGSINTAASEIASGNSDLSVRTEQQAASLEETAASMEELTSTVRQNADSARQANQLVLSTGEVAENGGRAVEEVVATMASISAASARIADIIGVIDGIAFQTNILALNAAVEAARAGEQGRGFAVVASEVRSLAQRSAAAAKEIKTLISDSVQEVEQGSTLVNRAGTTMTEVVASVKRVTDIMAEISAASAEQSAGIDQVSKTVMQLDEGTQQNAALVEEASAAAKSMEDQAAELARAVAVFRLAGGAAISAAPARVTKPQPARPPVRAAVAASKPKPVAPVRQPATKPRPIQGVPADSAEWEEF, encoded by the coding sequence ATGAATCCCATCCAGTTCGTTCGTCGCCATATCGCCAACCTGCCCATGGCACGCAAGTTCGTCGTGCTGTGTACGTTGATCGCGCTCGGTGTGGTGCTGCTGGCGGTTGCGGCGGCGCGTCTGCAATATCTCAACCTGATCGATGCGCGCAAGCAGACCGTGAAGACGCAGGTCGACATGGGCCTGAGCGTGATGCAGCACTACGCCGACCTGGCCAAGCGTGGCGAGATGACCGAGGCGCAGGCGCAGGCGGCGGCCAAGGGCGCGCTCGCCGACATGAAGACCAACCGCGGCGTGGACTACTTCTTCATCGTCGATCCGCAGATGCGCATCGTCATGCATCCCAAGCGCGCGGTCGGCACCGACATGAGCGGCTACAAGAGCGACGCCGGCGAGTACGTCTATCGCGATATCCAGACCGCGGTGCGCAGCGGCGACGGTTTCAGCTACTACACCGCACCCAAGCCCGGCAAGAAAGAGCAACTGCCGAAGATCAGCTACGCCGCGCTGTACCCGCAATGGAACTGGGTGCTGGTGATGGGCGTGTACGCCGAAGACATCCAGGCCGAGGCGATGGGCTTCACCAGGATCCTCACCGTGATCGGCGCGGCGCTGGTGGCGCTGGTGGTGGGCCTGTGCTGGCTGATCGCCGGCGCCATCGTCGCGCCGTTGCGCGGTGCCACGCGGACCGCCGAGGCGATCGCCTCCGGCCGCTTCGACAATCCGATCAAGGTGGAGTCGCGCGACGAGACCGGGCAGTTGATGACCAGCATGCAACAGATGCAGACGCAGCTGCAGCGCTTCAACGGCGAGATGCAGACCCTGGTGCGGCTGCAGCAGGGCGAGGACATCAGCCATCGCATGCCGGAAGACTTCCCGGGTGACTACGGCACGCTGGCGCACGGCATGAACACGGCGCTGTTCGAACACCTGGACGCCATCGTCGAGGCGATGGCGATCATGGACGAGTACGGTCGCGGCGACCTGCGCCGCGACATGCGCCGGCTGCCTGGGCAGCGCGCGGCGCTGCACGAGGCGCTGGACGTGGTCAAGGCGAACCTGTCGGCGGTCAACGGCGACATCGCGCGCCTGGCCGATGCGGCCGCGCGCGGCGACTTCAGCGCCCGCGGCGACGAGGCGCGCTACGAGTTCGCGTTCAAGGAAATGGTGGAGGCGCTGAACCGGCTGATGCGTCAGGCCGACAGCGGCCTGGCCGACGTCGGCCGGATCATGGGCGCGATCGCCGATGGCGACCTGTCGCAGCGTGTGGACGTGCGCTACGAAGGCGCGTTCGGCACCCTCGCCGACGCCGCCAACCGCACCGCCGAGCAACTGACCGGCATCGTGCAGGGCATCCAGCGCGCGGTCGGCTCGATCAACACCGCCGCCAGCGAGATCGCCAGCGGCAACAGCGACCTGTCGGTGCGCACCGAGCAGCAGGCGGCCAGCCTGGAAGAGACCGCCGCCTCGATGGAGGAACTGACCTCCACCGTAAGGCAGAACGCCGACAGCGCTCGCCAGGCCAACCAACTGGTGCTGAGCACCGGCGAGGTGGCCGAGAACGGCGGTCGCGCGGTCGAGGAAGTGGTGGCGACCATGGCCTCGATCAGCGCCGCGTCGGCGCGTATCGCCGACATCATCGGCGTGATCGACGGCATCGCATTCCAGACCAACATCCTGGCGCTCAACGCCGCGGTGGAAGCGGCACGCGCCGGCGAACAGGGCCGCGGCTTCGCGGTCGTCGCCTCGGAAGTGCGCTCGCTGGCGCAGCGTTCGGCAGCCGCGGCCAAGGAGATCAAGACCCTGATCTCCGACTCGGTCCAGGAAGTGGAACAGGGCTCGACCCTGGTCAACCGCGCCGGCACCACCATGACCGAGGTGGTCGCCTCGGTGAAGCGGGTCACCGACATCATGGCCGAGATTTCCGCGGCCAGCGCCGAGCAGAGCGCGGGCATCGACCAGGTCAGCAAGACGGTGATGCAGCTGGACGAGGGTACCCAGCAGAACGCGGCACTCGTGGAAGAAGCCAGCGCGGCGGCCAAGAGCATGGAAGACCAGGCGGCGGAACTGGCGCGCGCGGTGGCGGTGTTCCGCCTCGCCGGCGGCGCCGCCATCAGCGCGGCACCGGCCCGCGTGACGAAGCCGCAGCCGGCCAGGCCGCCGGTGCGTGCCGCCGTTGCCGCCTCCAAGCCCAAGCCGGTGGCCCCCGTGCGGCAGCCGGCGACCAAGCCACGCCCGATCCAGGGCGTGCCGGCGGACAGCGCGGAGTGGGAAGAGTTCTGA
- a CDS encoding DUF6766 family protein: MFWKRNSLSIVLLALSLLFMAGQALSGHQAYNEELRQQGLAALPMWEYLHSGHFIGALFENWESEFLQMGMYVVLTVKLRQWGSAESRPLAPAEEDDAVAPGPVPWPVRAGGIWLALYERSLALAFGALFLLSFVLHALGSWRHEVAEQAMQHRPPPSFWEHVSGAQFWFESMQNWQSEFLAVFALVVLTIWLRQKDSPQSKPVHAPHRQTGD; the protein is encoded by the coding sequence ATGTTCTGGAAACGCAATAGCCTGTCGATCGTATTGCTGGCGCTGAGCCTGCTGTTCATGGCCGGCCAGGCGCTCAGTGGCCACCAGGCCTACAACGAGGAACTGCGCCAGCAGGGGCTGGCGGCCTTGCCGATGTGGGAGTACCTGCACAGCGGGCATTTCATCGGCGCGCTGTTCGAGAACTGGGAGAGCGAGTTCCTGCAGATGGGCATGTACGTGGTGCTGACGGTGAAGCTGCGCCAATGGGGCTCGGCCGAGTCACGGCCGCTGGCGCCTGCCGAGGAAGACGACGCCGTCGCGCCCGGCCCGGTGCCGTGGCCGGTGCGCGCTGGCGGCATCTGGCTGGCGCTGTACGAGCGCTCGCTGGCGCTGGCCTTCGGTGCCCTGTTCCTGCTCAGTTTTGTCCTGCATGCGCTGGGCAGTTGGCGCCACGAGGTAGCCGAACAGGCGATGCAGCATCGGCCGCCGCCCTCCTTCTGGGAACACGTCAGCGGCGCGCAGTTCTGGTTCGAATCGATGCAGAACTGGCAGAGCGAGTTCCTGGCCGTGTTCGCGCTGGTGGTCCTGACCATCTGGTTGCGGCAAAAGGACTCTCCGCAATCCAAGCCGGTGCATGCGCCGCATCGGCAGACCGGCGACTGA
- a CDS encoding YiiX/YebB-like N1pC/P60 family cysteine hydrolase — protein MLSLPRLLGRHLAKFLSKPRRHGSQLPTSPPQLLRATLRKGDVLLVEGNSRFSTAIKYLSQSTWSHAALYIGDHVAAVPGEEAPLFCDVDINVGVRLVGLSEFAGLHTRICRPVGLSAQEIETVVEYMVTRVGNSYDLKNIFDLARYLIRTPPLPSSVKRRFLELGSGEPTRAICSTLLAQAFGAIRYPILPEIDRASPADADAAEDAEVLHPRHHSLTLPRDFDVSPYFNVVKPRLQHGFDFHRLVWEPYAATPHAAATPLDAAMA, from the coding sequence ATGCTGTCCTTGCCACGCCTGCTGGGTCGCCACCTGGCCAAGTTCCTGTCCAAGCCGCGCCGCCACGGCTCGCAGCTGCCGACCAGCCCGCCGCAGCTGTTGCGCGCCACGCTGCGCAAGGGCGACGTGCTGCTGGTCGAGGGCAACAGCCGCTTCTCCACCGCCATCAAGTACCTGAGCCAGTCCACCTGGTCGCATGCGGCGCTGTACATCGGCGACCACGTGGCCGCGGTTCCCGGCGAGGAAGCGCCGCTGTTCTGCGATGTCGACATCAATGTCGGCGTGCGCCTGGTGGGACTGAGCGAGTTCGCCGGCCTGCATACGCGCATCTGCCGCCCGGTCGGGTTGAGCGCGCAGGAGATCGAGACCGTGGTGGAGTACATGGTCACGCGGGTCGGCAACAGCTACGACCTGAAGAACATCTTCGACCTGGCGCGCTACCTGATCCGCACGCCGCCGCTGCCGTCGTCGGTGAAGCGCCGCTTCCTGGAGCTGGGAAGCGGCGAGCCGACCCGGGCGATCTGTTCGACGCTGCTCGCGCAGGCCTTCGGCGCAATCCGCTATCCGATCCTGCCGGAGATCGACCGTGCGTCGCCGGCGGACGCCGATGCCGCGGAGGACGCGGAAGTCCTGCATCCGCGCCACCACAGCCTCACCCTGCCGCGCGATTTCGACGTCTCGCCATACTTCAACGTGGTCAAGCCGCGCTTGCAGCACGGTTTCGATTTCCATCGCCTGGTGTGGGAGCCGTATGCCGCCACACCGCATGCGGCCGCGACGCCGCTCGATGCGGCGATGGCCTGA
- a CDS encoding ferritin-like domain-containing protein, translating into MTRSNTERLLKWLQDAYAMEQEANTMLTATAGRLEHYPQLKARIEQHVNETRDQSDKVKRCIEILGGSIPTIKGTVASVMASVHAAGNSMMSDEVAKSLGVSYAFEHMEIASYRALVIAAKEAGQTEIADICAAILDQEIAMAEWLIEHQEATILAFLKRERTEGETAKH; encoded by the coding sequence ATGACCCGAAGCAACACCGAACGCTTGTTGAAGTGGCTGCAGGACGCCTATGCGATGGAGCAGGAGGCCAACACCATGCTCACCGCCACCGCCGGCCGCCTGGAGCACTACCCGCAGCTGAAGGCGCGCATCGAGCAGCATGTCAACGAAACCCGCGATCAGTCCGACAAGGTCAAGCGTTGCATCGAGATCCTCGGTGGCTCGATCCCCACGATCAAGGGCACGGTCGCCAGTGTGATGGCGTCGGTGCACGCCGCCGGCAACTCGATGATGAGCGATGAAGTGGCCAAGAGCCTGGGTGTGAGCTATGCCTTCGAGCACATGGAGATCGCCAGCTACCGTGCGCTGGTCATCGCCGCCAAGGAAGCCGGGCAGACCGAGATCGCCGACATCTGCGCCGCCATCCTCGACCAGGAAATCGCCATGGCCGAATGGCTGATCGAACACCAGGAAGCCACGATCCTGGCGTTCCTGAAGCGCGAGCGCACCGAAGGCGAAACCGCCAAGCACTGA
- a CDS encoding manganese catalase family protein has protein sequence MFMHNKRLMYTVRVAQPDPALASLMLEQFGGPQGELAAAMRYFTQAIGEVDPGRKDLLYDIATEELSHLEIIGSIIAMLNQGPKAVLSEGMAEAEDMRNLTRNNNTSQTQQILYGGGPALVNSSGVPWSAAYVDSIGEPTADLRSNIAAEARAKIVYERLINVTDDPGIVDALTFLMTREVAHQKSFEKALYSIEPNFPPGKLPGDPAFTDRYYDMSQGDGDMHGPWNSGSQWESIADRNRQVAVDGGSGMPSVGLSELEQSALQALAARTLSQPDSDPTTGADLGAGPGAGSTKGSVAR, from the coding sequence ATGTTCATGCACAACAAGCGGCTGATGTACACGGTGCGCGTGGCGCAGCCCGACCCGGCGCTGGCCTCGCTGATGCTGGAGCAATTCGGCGGCCCGCAGGGCGAACTGGCTGCGGCCATGCGCTATTTCACCCAGGCCATCGGCGAGGTCGACCCCGGCCGCAAGGATCTGCTGTACGACATCGCCACCGAAGAACTGAGCCACCTGGAAATCATCGGCTCGATCATCGCCATGCTCAACCAGGGTCCGAAGGCGGTGCTGTCCGAAGGCATGGCCGAAGCCGAGGACATGCGCAACCTCACCCGCAATAACAACACCAGCCAGACTCAGCAGATCCTCTATGGCGGCGGTCCGGCCCTGGTCAATTCCAGCGGCGTGCCGTGGAGCGCGGCCTATGTGGACAGCATCGGCGAACCCACCGCCGACCTGCGTTCCAACATCGCCGCCGAAGCCCGCGCCAAGATCGTGTACGAGCGGCTGATCAACGTGACCGACGATCCCGGCATCGTCGATGCGCTGACCTTCCTGATGACCCGCGAAGTGGCGCACCAGAAGTCCTTCGAGAAAGCGCTGTACTCGATCGAACCGAACTTCCCGCCGGGCAAGCTGCCGGGCGATCCGGCCTTCACCGACCGCTACTACGACATGTCGCAAGGCGATGGCGACATGCACGGTCCCTGGAACAGCGGCAGCCAGTGGGAATCCATTGCCGACCGCAATCGCCAGGTGGCCGTGGATGGCGGCAGCGGCATGCCCAGCGTGGGCCTGAGCGAACTGGAACAGAGCGCGCTGCAGGCGCTGGCGGCGCGTACGCTGTCGCAACCGGACAGCGACCCGACCACGGGCGCCGACCTGGGCGCCGGCCCCGGTGCCGGCTCGACCAAGGGCAGCGTGGCGCGCTGA